In a genomic window of Quercus lobata isolate SW786 chromosome 4, ValleyOak3.0 Primary Assembly, whole genome shotgun sequence:
- the LOC115985391 gene encoding uncharacterized protein LOC115985391 translates to MDETVLNDLQKLKLTKEEGEEIYITSKTQSNLLEECSLSLFGKLLSDRHQNSRALKNTLRMAWKLGSDLRIVDVGNGIWQFKFSSRFQMEWVEKSGPWNFENNLLLLCRWRAGLTSTNIIFTHSPFWVQVWGLPFEFMNGEVGKDVGGTIGNFLEVDKDPGNPIKQSTCALKSKFSWTNLFAEEVSFPVQRVGSIGCGKIGHDVKHCLEAAVEHETGNQYGDWMRAGWDSKWGPSRSRSTSSEGRTAAAEGTNVAGMRASANVLGMAEPDSLGETNGSNTNPALGSVQGVSSAKNLSSLLLRTADSQDGWDKTENLNLKRREKAKGISRDNSIKEIPQSSLNPKEEKQDEHSAVGQAQEIKGKAHEAISPLRQKLDRKCKGVATPSVQGPTKDTQQKKKSNMKKIARQVAQHQTQALDTEMFNSDVRLGFKRPALGSKIVFLAETKLNKRESNKKRRFMSHLNCLLVPSKGQSGGLAMIWTKDTSLDIVSYGPHHIDAIVTEPESGFKWRVTVSMSEKQGGAQRSQNQMDGFRNVINLCNFRDLGYNGSDFTWCNMREGVDRIYMRLDRVLATDDWKSFFQNTRVHHLIDSTSDHCALLVSNMVVVQPPQRCRFHFEAMWTHREECKEVIQETWNACLDTSTPAGLALSLRKCAADLTSWSHSVFGHIPKQIQAKRTALQSLVLRDSDGNLGAEINSLRKDLNELLDNEEIY, encoded by the exons ATGGACGAAACAGTCCTAAATGACCTCCAAAAACTCAAACTAAccaaagaagaaggagaagaaatcTACATCACAAGCAAAACCCAAAGCAACCTCCTTGAAGAATGTTCTTTAAGCCTTTTTGGAAAGCTTCTTTCAGATCGCCACCAGAATAGCCGTGCTCTCAAGAATACTCTCAGAATGGCATGGAAGTTGGGATCTGATCTACGGATAGTGGATGTAGGTAATGGTATTTGGCAGTTTAAGTTCAGCTCTAGATTTCAAATGGAATGGGTCGAAAAGAGTGGCCCGtggaattttgaaaacaatttgcTCCTTTTATGTCGCTGGAGAGCAGGCCTTACCTCAACAAACATTATCTTTACTCACTCTCCTTTCTGGGTCCAAGTATGGGGCCTTCCTTTTgagtttatgaatggggaagtAGGCAAAGATGTAGGAGGCACAATAGGAAATTTCCTTGAGGTGGATAAAGATCCTGGCAATCCGATCAAGCAAAGTACATGCGCATTAAAGTCGAAGTTCAGCTGGACAAACCTCTTCGCAGAGGAGGTTTCGTTTCCAGTCCAGAGAGTGGGAAGCATTGG GTGTGGTAAGATCGGGCATGATGTTAAGCATTGCTTGGAAGCGGCGGTAGAGCATGAGACAGGCAACCAATACGGTGACTGGATGAGAGCGGGCTGGGATTCAAAATGGGGACCGAGCAGATCCCGGTCCACCAGTAGTGAAGGCAGAACCGCGGCGGCAGAAGGCACTAATGTTGCTGGAATGCGCGCCTCTGCAAACGTCCTGGGCATGGCTGAGCCTGACAGCCTCGGTGAAACAAATGGGTCAAACACAAACCCGGCTTTGGGGTCTGTCCAAGGGGTTTCCTCTGCAAAAAATCTGTCCTCTCTGCTCCTACGGACGGCGGATTCTCAGGATGGATGGGACAAGactgaaaatttaaatttgaagcGTAGGGAGAAAGCTAAAGGGATTTCACGTGACAATAGCATTAAGGAAATACCACAAAGCTCTCTGaacccaaaagaagaaaagcaagaTGAGCACTCTGCTGTGGGCCAAGCGCAAGAGATAAAAGGAAAAGCCCATGAAGCTATTAGTCCACTAAGGCAAAAACTGGACCGCAAGTGCAAAGGTGTGGCCACTCCTTCTGTGCAAGGCCCTACTAAAGATacccaacaaaagaaaaaatccaatatGAAGAAAATAGCTAGACAAGTAGCCCAACATCAAACACAGGCCTTAGACACAGAAATGTTTAATTCAGATGTGAGACTAGGATTCAAAAGGCCAG CATTGGGCTCCAAAATTGTCTTCCTTGCGGAGACAAAACTGAATAAAAGAGAAtcaaacaagaaaagaagattTATGTCTCACTTAAATTGCCTTCTTGTTCCTAGCAAGGGTCAGAGTGGTGGGCTTGCAATGATTTGGACTAAGGATACTTCCCTTGACATAGTATCCTACGGCCCTCATCACATTGATGCCATTGTCACTGAGCCTGAATCTGGTTTTAAATGGAGAGTCACCG ttTCAATGAGTGAAAAACAGGGGGGTGCTCAAAGGTCCCAAAATCAAATGGACGGTTTCAGAAATGTGATTAATCTATGCAACTTTAGGGACCTGGGTTACAATGGATCTGATTTCACATGGTGTAACATGAGAGAGGGGGTTGATAGGATTTATATGCGTCTTGATCGGGTGCTTGCAACGGATGACTGGAAAAGTTTTTTCCAAAATACGAGGGTACATCATCTCATCGACTCCACCTCTGATCATTGTGCCTTGCTTGTTTCTAATATGGTGGTGGTGCAGCCTCCACAGAGGTGCCGTTTCCATTTTGAGGCGATGTGGACGCACAGAGAGGAATGTAAGGAAGTTATCCAAGAGACTTGGAATGCCTGTCTAGACACAAGTACCCCAGCGGGACTTGCACTTAGCCTTAGGAAGTGTGCTGCGGACCTTACAAGCTGGAGTCACTCAGTCTTTGGCCATATTCCTAAACAGATACAAGCAAAAAGGACAGCTCTCCAATCTCTTGTACTCCGTGATTCTGATGGTAATCTTGGGGCTGAAATAAATAGTTTGAGGAAGGATTTAAACGAACTCCTTGACAACGAGGAAATTTACTAG